GATGGGGCGCGCCGAGATCGCGATGCGCCTCCTCTCCGCCGAGTCGAACATCTACCTCCAGAACATGCGCAAGGGCCAGGTCCGCTCCGAGGACTGGACGACGCTCGCCCAGGTCCGCGGCCGCATCGCCGACGCGCCCCTCTACATCGACGACAGCCCGAACATGACGCTCGTCGAGATCCGCGCGAAGTGCCGCCGCCTCAAGCAGAAGCACGGCCTCCGCCTCGTCGTCATCGACTATCTGCAGCTCATGACGAGCGGCAAGCGCGTCGAGTCGCGCCAGCAGGAGGTCTCGGAGTTCTCGCGCGCGCTCAAGCTCCTCGCGAAGGAGCTGCAGGTGCCGGTCATCGCGCTCTCGCAGCTCAACCGAGGCCCGGAGCAGCGCACCGACAAGAAGCCCGCGATCTCCGACCTCCGCGAGTCCGGCTCGCTCGAGCAGGACGCCGACATGGTCATCCTCCTCCACCGCGAGAGCGCCTACGACAAGGAGAGCTCGCGACCCGGCGAGGCCGACCTCATCGTCGCGAAGCACCGCAACGGCCCGACCGCGACCGTCACGGTCGCGTTCCAGGGCGCGTTCTCCCGCTTCGCGGACATGGCGCCCGAGTAGGGCCGCGACCCGGCCGGGCGCCGCGCGTCACATTCGCGCGCTGCGTGCCCGCCCGTGTCAGGGTCGAGGCATGAGCGAGACCGAGCACGGCGAGGAGCGCGGGATGGCGGCGTCGACCCCGGCGGCACGGCTCGCCGCCGCCCTCGCGGCGTCCGACGGCTCGGTGCGGCTGCAGGCCGCGCTCACCGCGGGCACGGCGCCCGATCCGGGCTTCATCCCGGTGCTCGTCGCGCGCTGCGCGGTCGAGCCCGACTTCGGGGTGCGCGACATGATGACGTGGGCGCTCGTGCGCCAGGAGCGGGAGGCGACGCTCGAGCGGCTGCTCGCCGAGCTCGGCTCCGCGGCGGCGCAGGCCCGGAGTCAGGCGCTCCACACGCTCTCGAAGCTCGGCGAGGCGCGCGCGTGGCCGGCGATCACGCCGGAGCTGCTCCGCGATCCCGACGACGAGGTGGCGCGCGCCGCCTGGCGGACCGCCGCGGGCCTCGTGCCCGAGGCCGAGGCGCCCGCGCTCGCGGCGCTGCTCGCCGGGCAGCTCGGCCGTGGGGCGCGCGAGGTGCAGCGCAGCCTGAGCCGGGCGATGGCGATGCTCGGCACGGCGGCGGAGGCGTCGCTGGAGGCGGCCGAGCGGCATCCCGACCCGGAGGTCGGCACCCACGCGATCGCGACGCGACGCATCATGGACGACCCGGATTCCGGCTTCGACGCCGCCGTCGCGGACGCGCGACGACAGCTCGCCCTCCGCGCGGCCCCCGCCGTCGACGAGGAGCGCAGCCGCATGCCAGGATGTGCCTGAGGATCGAGGCAGACAGCGCTGTCATCCATCTCGCGTTCACCTTCGCGACACGATCGCGACGCCGCCGCGACGCTCGCCCTGACCACGGTGGGACCATCCCCCTTGGAACCGAGAGGACCACCCGTGCGCGCATCCGGCCGGAATCGATCGACCACCCCCCGAGCCCGGCGACGGCCGCGGCTCCTCGCGGGAGGCCTCGTCGCATCCCTCGCCGGCGGACTCCTCGTGGCCGGCAGCCCGGCCGTCGCGGCCGAGCTGAGCCCCTTCGAGGCGGTCGACCTCTTCATCGGCACCGAGCTCGATACGACGCAGAACAAGAGCAACGACGCCTACGGCAACACCTACCCGGGCGCCTCGGTGCCGTTCGGGATGGTGCAGCCCAGCCCGACCACCTACAAGCTGGGGGAGACGGCCGACCTCGTCCGCGAGAAGGGCGGCTACGAGTACACGGCGAATCAGATCCGCGGCTTCGGCATGACGCGCTACTCGGGCACCGGCTGCCACACCCGCTTCGGCGGCTACGAGTTCCCGACGATCCCCTTCACCGGCGAGCTCGGCGCGGAGGGCGTCCTCCCCCGCAATCCGGCGACCGATCACCGCTCCTACTTCCTCGGCTTCAGCCACGACGACGAGGTCGCCGAGCCCGGCTACTACGCCGTGACGACCGCCGACGGCACCACGAGCGAGCTCACCGCGACGGCCCGCACGGCCGTCAGCCGCTTCGACTTCAGCGGCGCGGAGGGCTCCACCCTCATCCTCGACGCCTCAGGCGCGAACAACCGCACCTTCGAGGTCTCCCTCGACATCGACGCCGAGACGCGCACGGTGAGCGGCTCGATGTACGGCACCGACGTCTGCGACAACGGCAACCACTACCGCGCCTACTTCTCCACCACCTACGACCAGGACTTCGCCTCCTTCGGCACCTGGGAGGACGCCGCGATGACCGCCGGGTCGACGAGCGCCGCGGTCGCCGGGGCGACGAGCTCCGACCAGCGCCACAAGACCGGCGGCTGGGTGACCTTCGCGGATGACGCGGTCGTCACCGCGACGACCGGCTTCAGCTACGTGAGCACCGGGTCCGCCGCGGCGAACGCGGCCGCGGAGGTCGGCGACGCCGGCTTCGACGAGGTCCGTGCGGACGCGCGCGGCGCCTGGGAGTCGGCGCTCGGGACCCTGGACGCCCAGGGCGGTACGGAGGAGGAGCGCACGAAGCTCTACACCGCGCTCTACCACTCGCTCCTCCAGCCGACCATCGGCCAGGATGTCGACGGCCGCTACCTCGGCTTCGACGGCCGCATCCACGAGGTCGCCGAGGGCCGGGACCTCTTCCGCCGCATCAACTTCGCGGGCCAGGGCTGGGACATGTACCGCAGCCAGGCGCAGCTCATCGCGATGCTGTTCCCGGAGGTCGCGAACGACATCAACCGCTCCATCGTGCTCCTCACCCAGCAGACCGGGCGCTGGTCGCCGGGGGCCGCGCGCATGTCGGGCGACAACTACCAGGTGATCCTCTCGACGCTCGACGCCTTCGGGGCGACCGACTACGACCGGCAGGCCGCGCTCGACTCGATGCTCCGGACGCAGCAGCTCCCCGCGACCGAGTCGACCCGCAGCAACGCGGCCCAGTACTTCGCGACCGGCATGATCGAGAACGCGAAGGGCGACTTCGCGACGAGCCGCGTCCTCGAGTACGCGGTCGACGACTTCGCGATCGCCCAGCTCGCGAAGCGCCTCGGCGACGAGGACGCCTACGACCGCATGATGGTCCGCGCCCAGAACTGGATGAACGTCTTCGACCCGCAGACCCAGCACATCCGCCCCCGGGCGCGAGCCGGCTTCGACCGGAGCTTCGATCTCCGCGGCCGCGACGGCACGGGCGGCGGGCAGTTCAACCAGTCCACCGGCTACCAGTATGGCTGGATGGTGCCCCACAACATCGGCACGCTCATCGAGAAGCGCGGCGGCATCGAGAAGTCCGCGCGCGAGCTCGACGTGCTCATGGCCCAGCTGGACGCGGGCGCGTACACGCAGACGGGCAACTACCTCTCCAACGAGGCCGCCCTGACGACCCCCTGGGTCTACAACTGGCTCCGCGCCCCGCACACCTCCACCGACGTCCTGCACCGTGCCGTCACCGAGCTGTACGACACGACGCCGTCTGGCCTGCCCGGCAACGACGACGAGGGCGCGCTGAGCTCCTGGTACGTCTTCGCGAACCTCGGCATCGCGCCCGTCATCCACGGCACCGCCGATCTCGTCGTGACCGCGCCCCTCTTCGAGCGCATCACGATCCGCAGCGCCGACAGCGACCGCGTCTACGACATCGTGGCGCCGGGCGCGGCGGCCGGCGGCGCCACCCGCTACACGACCGCACTGGAGGTCGACGGCGTCGCGCAGACGGCCTCCTGGCTGGATGAGGACTTCGCCCGCGACGGCGGCACGCTCGAGTTCACGCTCTCGGACCGCCCCGGCACCTGGGGCACGGGCGCGGGCGACGTCCCCCGCTCGCACACCGACGGCGCCGATGCCCGCAACAACGTGGGGACGACCCCGAACGGCCGCGGGAACCTCGGCTCGATGGACCTCAGCGACTGGTCGCTCTCCCGCGAGGGGCTCGCCGCGGCGGGCGCCGGACCGGGGCAGAAGATCCGTCACGGCAGCACCGGCATCGAGTTCACCTGGCCCCAGACCGATCCCGGCCGACCCGACAACTGGATCCCGCACGGTCAGCGGATCGAGCTCGGCGGGCGCACCGCCGGCAGCCTCGCCTTCCTCGGCCTCGCGACGAACGGCCCCGCCTGGGGCACGGCGGTCGTCGAGTACACCGACGGCACGACCCAGGACGTGCGCGTCGAGCTCGCGGACTGGAGCGCGAACCCCGTCGCGGGCGGCTCCACGCTCGTCACCGTCGGCTCGCGCAACAACATGGCGAACGGCTCCGCGAACGGCACCTTCCGGGTCTTCGGCACGCGCCCCGCGCTGCTCGACGTGACCAAGCGCGTCGAGGCCGTCATCCTGCCGCAGCAGACCGACCGCGGCATCATGCACATCTTCGACGTCGCGACCTCTGAGCAGGAGTACGTCGACCTGGACGCGCCGACCGGGACGCCGGAGCGCGTCATCCTGAACCCGACCGCCGACCCCTCGACCTCCCAGCACGTGACGTGGCGCTCGCGCAGCCCGCTGACGCTGCAGGGCACGGTCGAGATCCGGACGCCGGGCGGCGAGGTGCGCACGGTGCGGGCCGTGCAGAAGCCCGAGCGCTCGATCGGCGGGTACCCCGCGCGCAGCCACTCGGCGCGGATCACCGGTCTCGAGCCCGACACGGAGTACCAGTACCGCGTCGCGTCGGGGAGCCAGCGCAGCGTCTGGCGGACCTTCACGACGGCGGCCGCGGAGGCCGAGCCCTTCACCTTCCTCTACTTCGGGGACGCGCAGGAGGGGATCGGCTCCGTCTGGCACGACAGCGTCGACGCCGCCGTCGCCGCGAGTCCCGAGGCCGAGCTCGCCCTCTACGCGGGCGACATGGTGAACACCTCGACCAACGACAGCGAGTGGCGCGACTGGTTCGCGGGCATCGAGGACCTCGGCGCGCGCACCAACTCGCTCACGACGCCGGGCAACCACGAGGTCGGGCCGGAGCCGTTCATGGAGTCCTACCTCGACTCCTTCGAGTACGACGCGAACGGCCCCGTCGCCGCCGACGCCCTCGAGTACGAGCGGGAGTGGGGCGCGCACCTCGAGAAGATCCTCGAGGACACCGTCTACGTCACCGACTACCAGGGCGTGCGCTTCGTCTCGCTCAACGCGAACCGCGACGACATCTGCCCGATGCTCCTCTCCGGGGGCGCGACCTCGGGCTGCGAGGTCGGCAAGCGCGCGTGGATGACGGCGCAGGCGACCTGGCTCGACCGGGTGCTCCGGCAGAACCCGAACGAGTGGACGGTCGTGCTCGCGCACCAGCCCGTCTTCTCGACCGGCATCAGCGGCAACGGCCTCCGCGACGAGAGCGACTGGCGCCAGTACGTGCTGCCGGTGCTCGAGAAGCACGACGTGGATCTCGTCCTCCAGGGACACGACCACACCTACGGCCGCGGCCACCACTCCTCGACCGCGACCGGGATGCCGGGCGTGACCGCGGGTCCCGTCTACGTCGTCTCGAACGCGGGGCAGAAGCAGTACACGCTGCCGAGCGCCGACGACAACATCTGGACGCGGAACGGCGCGGTCGCCGTCCAGCGGGCGCAGGACACCTCGACCTTCCAGTCGATCCGGGTGGACGGCGACACGCTGAGCTACGAGTCGGTCGTCACCTACACGCGGCCCGGCGGCGCGGCGAGCACGCAGGCGGGCGACACGCTCGACCGCTTCACGATCACGAAGCGCGCCGACGGCGCGAAGTGGGTCACGGAGGCCGGCGTCGAGGTGCCGGACGCCTCGACCCCGCCGGTCAACCACGAGCGTCCGTTCAGCGGCACCTTCGACCCGGAGACCTTCGGCGAGGTCGTGTGGGAGGACGACTTCACGACCGACCGGCTCGACGAGTACGAGATCTTCGGCGACACCGCCGAGGCCTCCGCTGCGCTCTCGGTCGACACCGACGCGGGGGTGCTCGAGGCGCAGGCCGACGGCCGCCGCTGGAGCCACGTGGCGCTGCCGGCCGAGGCGGGCGAGCGCTTCGCGCTCATCGTGACCCCGGAGTCCATGGCGGGCACGGGGGCGAGCGAGGACAGCCTGTTCCTCGGCCTCACCGACGGCCCGACGAACCGTGCGCACAGCTGGTACAACCACTCGCGCCGATCGAGCGGTCTGGACATCGTGGAGCGCGGCGCGGGACGGAGCCTCTCCTCCGGTCGCGGCTCGCTCGCCGTGGCCTGGGAGCCGGGCGACCGTCTGGCGACCGTGCTCGACCAGGGCGAGCTGAGCTCCTGGATCGAGCAGGACGGCGAGTGGCAGCCGATCCGCTCTGGGCTCCTGCCGCTCACGATCGAGCGCTCCGTGTTCGAGGGCTGGGCGCCGACGCTGAGCCTCCGCCTCGATGCGGGCACGATCGGGATCGACCGCCTGACGCTCATCCAGCCGGGCGACGGCACGGTCGAGCCGCCGGAGCCGACGCTCGTGACGCCCGCGGCGGTGACCTTCGCGGATCTGCCGGGGACGGCATCCGACACCTTCACGGTGCCCGTGTCGGAGGGGGTCGAGTACCTCGTCGCCGACGACGTCGTGGAGCCGGGCACGCACCCGGGCCGCGGCGAGGTGACGGTGCGGGCGCGGGCGCTCGAGGGCTTCGCGATCCGGGAGGGCGCGACGGCCGACTGGAGCCTCCGCTTCACGGACGTCGAGGAGCCGGTCGAGCCGGTCGAGCCCGTCGCCCCCGACGCCTCGCAGCTGACCGACGCGAACCGCGGCGATGTCGCGGCCCCCGACCTCGCGCATCGCGGCCAGACGATCACGGTCGTCGTCGGCGAGCAGCACGCGGGCGCCGAGGTGCACGCCTGGCTGTTCTCGACGCCGACGCCGCTCGGGGCCGCGACCGTGGACGCGGACGGCGAGATCCGCGTCACCGTGCCCGCCCGCGCCGCCCTCGGCGACCACCGCCTCGCGGTCGCGCTCGCCGACGGCGAGCTCCTCGGCTGGGACGGGATGCGGGTCGCGGCGGCAGCAGACGACGGCGGATCCGACTCGGACGGATCCGGGACGGACGGGTCCGGGACGGATGGCGCGGGCGTCGACGGCCTCGCGGCCACCGGCACGGAGGCGGGTTGGGTCGCGGGCGCCGCGGTGCTCCTGCTTCTCCTCGGCGGCGGGATCGCGATCCTCGTCCGCCGCCGACGGGGCGCCGGTCCCGCAGCCTGACGCCGGCAGAGACACGGGGCCGTCCCGCTGCGATCGGCAGCGGGACGGGCCCGCGGCGTCTCAGGCGCGCGATCGCGCCAGCAGGAAGATGAAGTACGGCGCCCCGACGAGCGCGACGACGATGCCGGCGGGAATCTGCGCCGGGGCGATGACGGTGCGGCCGAGCACGTCGGCGATCGCGACGAGCGTCGCGCCGAGCAGCATCGCGACCGGCAGGATGCGGCTGTGGCGCCCGCCGACGAGCGCGCGCGCCGCGTGGGGGGCGATGAGGCCGACGAAGCCGAGCACGCCGATCGCGCTCACGCTGAAGGCCGCGAGCAGCGCCGCCGTGACGAGGAGCAGCAGCCGCGTGCGCTCGAGGCGCACGCCCGCGAGGCGCGGGGTGTCGTCGTCGAGCGCGAGGAGGTCGAGCTCGCGGCGGAACAGCGTCACGACCGCGAGGGCGAGGAGCAGCGCGCCCGCGACCGGCAGCGCGTCCGACCAGGACCGTCCGTAGGTCGTGCCCGAGAGCCAGGTGTAGATCGCCGGGGTGTCGTAGGGGTTCGCGCGCAGCAGCAGGAAGGTCGAGAGGCCCGCCGTCGCGTACCAGACGCCGATGCCGATGAGCACCAGCCGGTCGGCGCTGAGCCCGCGCCGCCAGGCGAGTCCGTAGACGAGCGCGAAGGCGGCGAGCGCGCCGAGGATCGCGGGCGGGAGGATGCCGGCACCCGCCGCCGCGCCCGTCGAGAGCGCGACGACCGCCCCCAGCCCCGCGCCGCCGGTGATGCCGAGGATGCCGGGCTCCGCGAGCGGGTTCCGGCTCGAGGCCTGCACGAGCGTGCCCGCGAGGGCGAGCGCCGCCCCCGCGGTGACGGCCGCGAGCACGCGGGGCGCCCGCTCGTCGAGCGCGAAGCGGATCACCGGGGCGGCCTCCCGCTGCGCCCACAGCGCGACGTCGCCGAGCAGCAGCCAGCGGTGTCCGCCGAGCAGCCCGATGACGACGGCCGCGACGAGCAGCACACCCGCGACGGCGACCACCGCGACGACGCGACCGCGGCCGCGCACCCCGATCGTCGCCGCCGGCGGACGCCGGGTGGGGCCCGCATCCCGGCTCCGCCGCGCGAGGACGATGAGCAGGAGCGCGCCGAGCAGCGTCGTCGCGATGCCGGTCGGGATCGAGGCGGCGGCCTCCGCGCCGATGAGGGCGCGGATCACGACATCCGCGAGCACCACGACGAGCGCGCCCACGAGCCCCGAGGCCGGCAGCAGGACGCCGTGCCGGTGGAGCGCCGGGACGACTCCGCCGAGGAGCCGCGTGATGACGGGCGCCGCGAGCCCGACGAAGCCGATCGGTCCCGCGAGCGTCACGGCGGCCGCCGTGAGGAGCACCGCGAGGAGCGTGCCGATCGCGCGTGTCGAGCGCACCGGGACCCCGAGCGATCGCGCCGTGTCGTCGCCGAGCGCCACGACATCCAGGCGCCGCGACAGGAGGACGCCGACGACGGTCGCGCCGATGACGACCGGTGCCGCCTGGAGGAAGGCGCCGAGGCCGAGCTGGCTGAGGCTGCCGCTCCCCCACGCGAACAGGCCGGTCGTCTCCTGCGCGAACAGGATGAGGATCGCGGAGGTCGCCGCCTGCAGGGCGAGCATGACCGCCGAGCCCGCGAGGATCAGCCGTGTCGTCGAGGAGCCCGCCCCGCCCGCGAGCCCGAGGACGATCGCCGCCGCCGCGAGCCCGCCGAGGAAGGCGACGCCGCCGGAGGCCCAGATCGGCACCGAGACGCCGAAGGCCGCGATGAGCGCGACCGCGAGGTAGGAGCCGCTCGTCACCGCGAGGGTGTCGGGCGAGGCGAGGGCGTTGCGGGCGAGCGACTGGAAGAGCGCGCCCGCGACGCCGAGCGCGAAGCCCACGGTGATGCCCGCCGCGAGGCGCGGGATGCGGGAGCCGAGCAGGATCTCCCGGGCACCGGCCTGCGCGGAGCCGTCGCCGGTGAGGACCGGCCAGAGCTCGGCGAGACCCAGCCCGGAGGTGCCCTGCGTGAGGTGGATGCCGGCCGCGAGGGCGAGCAGGCCGGCGACGAGCGCGATCGCCCCGACGGCCCGGACGGCGCCGGCGGCACGGCGCGCGCCCCCGCGGTCGGGGTCGCCGGGAGCGGGAGGCGGGACGGCACCGGGGGTGCCCGCCGCCTCCACGGCTCGCGTCTCGATCGCCACGACCTGCCCGCCTCGCGCGATCAGCGCGTGAGCGCGTCGACGTACGCGTCGAGGATCTGCTGGGCCGAGCGGGGGCCGCCGAAGGTCCAGATGCCGGTCGGGAAGCCGGCGATGCGGTCCTCCGCGACGGCGGGGATCGAGTTCCAGACGTCGTTCTTCGCGAGCTCCGGCATGATGTCGGTGTCGCCGTCGATCGTCGTCGTGTGCAGCAGGTAGGCGTCGCCGACGGCGGTCGCGCCCTCGATGTCGGTGACGCCGAGGCCGTAGGCCGGGTCGGCCTCGCCCGTCCACGCGTTCGTGAGGCCCAGCTCCTCGCCGAGGGCGCCGATGAGCGAGCCCTTGCTGAAGAAGCGGACCGAGACGTTGCCGCCGTCGATCCAGCCGTCGAAGTAGGCGAAGGAGTCGGTCACGAGCTCCGCGTCCGCGACGGCCTGCTTCGCCGCCGCGACGCTCTCGTCGAACTCGGCGAGCACCGCCTCGGCGCGCTCCTCGCGGCCGGTCGCCTGCGCGATGAGCTCGAAGGTGTCGGTCATCTGGCCGATCGGGTCGGCCGCGTCCGCGCCCTTCGTCGCGAGGACGGGGATGCCGTACTCCTCGAGCTGGCCGATGATCTCGTCGTCGGGCGCGGAGGCCTCGACGATGATGAGGTCCGGCTCGGCGCCGAGGATGGCGTCGAAGCTCGGCTCCTGCCGGGTGCCGACGTCGGTGACGCCCTCGGGCAGCGTCTCGGCGGTGTCCCACGTGGTGTAGCCCTCGACGTCGGCGACGGCGACGGGGGTGACGCAGAGGGTCAGCGCGTCCTCGATCTGCTGCCACTCGAGCACCGCGATCCGCTCGGCGGGCGCGTCGAGCTCGACCTCGCGGTCGAACGCGTCGGTCAGCGAGACGGGGCCGGTGGAGGTCGCGGTGGTGTCGTCGGCGCACTCGCCGCCCGCGGCGGCCGGGGCCTCGGCGTCGGCGCCCGGCTGGGTGGTGCCGCAGGCGGTGAGCAGCAGGAGGGGGAGGATCGCGGCGGCGCCGAGGGCGGCGCGCATGGTGCGGCGGGTCACGGGGTCTCTTCTCTTCGGTGATGGATGCGGTGGTGGGATGCGGTGCGGTGGTGCTGCGCGCGGCCGGGGCTCCGGACGGCGCACGGCGACGGGCCTCAGACCGGGATGCGGCTGATCCGCCGACCGCGCGGGTGCACGCGGAGGGCGCCGGTCGCGGGGTCGCGGTCGACGTCGATCGGGAGTCCGTACACCTCGGTCAGATGCGCGTCGGTGAGGACCTCGTGGGGTGCGCCGGCGGCGCGGACCCGGCCGTGCTCGAGCAGCACGACCTCGTCGGCGACGGCCGCCGCGTGGGCGAGGTCGTGGAGCACGACGCCGAGCGCGGTGCCGTGGTCCTCGGCGAGCTCGCGCACGAGGTCGAGCGTCTCGACCTGGTAGCGGAGGTCGAGGTGGTTGGTGGGCTCGTCGAGGAGAAGCACGCCCGTGTCCTGCGCCAGGCAGGTCGCGAGCCAGACGCGCTGGAGCTCGCCGCCCGAGAGCTGGTCGACGGGTCGGTGCTGCATGTGCTCGAGGCCGGTGAGCGCGAGCGCGCGGTCGATCGCGGCGAGGTCCTCGGCCCCCATGGCGGCGAAGCGCCGGCGGTGCGGGTGCCGGCCGAAGCCGACGACGTCGCGGACGTCGAGGCCGGAGGGATGCGGCCGGGACTGCGAGAGCAGGGTCACGCGGCGCGCGAAGTCGCGGGCGCTCAGGGCGGGCGATCCGGACGGGGCGGCCCCGGCATCCGGCTCCCCGTCCGTCGCGGTGTCGAGCACGTGCACGCGGCCGCCCTCGAGGCGGTGGAGGCGGGCGAGCGAGCGGAGCACGGTCGACTTGCCGGAGCCGTTCGGCCCGATGAGCGCGGTGACGACGCCGGGGCGGATGCGGACGGAGACGCCGTGCACGACCGTCTCGCGCTGATAGGCGAGGACGAGGTCGTCGCCGCGGAGCTCGGTGGTCACGTGGGGTGAGCTTAGCCTTACCTTTGCTCCGCGTCGAGCCGGGAGGGTCGACGGTCGCCGCCCGGTGCGGCCGAGCAGCCGGGCCGCGCGTAGACTGGCAGCGAAGTCCAGCAGGAAGGTCGCCGCGTGTCGAGACTCCCGGAGGCCGGATCGGCCGGTGCCCCCGCGAGCTCCGTCGCACCCGGCACCGCCTGGTCGCTCGTCCTCGCCCGCGGCATCCTCGCGCTCGCGATGGGCCTCCTCGTGACCTTCACCGCCGACCACTCCTGGGCGCTCGGCGGCCTCGCCCTCGCGATCTACGCGCTCAGCGGCGTGCCGCTCCTGCTCGCGATCCGGCGCGACCCCCTCGATGCGGCGACGCGACCGCTGCGCCTCGCACACGCCGTCGCGACGCTCCTCGTGCTCGTCGCGGCCCTCGCCTCCCTCGCCCTGCCGGGCTCGCTCCTCTGGATCGCGATCGGCTTCGCACTCGTCACGGGGGCGCTCGAGCTCGCCGCCGGCCTCCGCGGTCGCGGCCGGGTCCACGCCGCGCGCGACTGGGTCGTCGCGGGCGGGCTCACGCTGCTCCTCGGCCTCGCCCTGCTGCTCGTGCCCGCCGACCTCGCGCAGCCCTTCGTCGGCGACGAGGGCAATCGGGGTGTGCTCACGAGCGCGCTCTTCGTCGCCGGCCTCCTCGGCGCCTGGGGTGTCCTGCTCGGCGTGCTGCTCTCGATCTCGGCCGTCAGCCTCCGCGGGGACGCGCGCCCCGCGGCGGCCTCGGCGCCGGAGCCCGGCGCGTGAGCGGGCGCCCGAGCCGCCGCGACCGGACGCGGCCGGCCGAGCTCCTCGGCATCTCGGCCGTGCTCGCGCTCGGCGTCGGGGTGATCGTCTTCCTCGGCGTGCGCGAGTTCTCGACCGCCGCGGTGTGGGCCGGCATCGCCTTCATCGTCATCCTCGTCGTCATGGCGATGCTCGTCCTCGCGGCGAACCCCGAGGCGGGCCGCAAGCGCGACGACGAGCCGCGCGGGCACTAGCCGCCGCACCCCCGGTCGAGGAGGGAGCCGCGACCCCGCTACAGCGGCTCGATCGTGAGCTCCACGGCGCTCGCCGCGCCGTCCTCGATGTAGGAGGCGAAGGCCGCCACGTCGTCGAAGGCGAAGCCGTAGGCGCGCCCGTCCGAGTGCGCCACATGCGTCGCCGCCGCGTAGTGGTTCGTGATCGGCTGCCGGTAGAACTGCGAGGGATCGGTCGTCGGCTGCGAGGTGATGTCGCGCATCGTGCTCCGGTTGAGCGCGGCGCCGAGGATCGCGGCGATCGGCCCGCGGAGGCCGTCGTTGGGCGCATCCAGCTTGCCGTTGCAGAACAGCACGTCGCTCGTCGAGGGGCGCTCGAAGCGCACGCGCTCCGTGCCGCCCTGGAAGGCGACGAGCGAGCCGCCGTCCCGCCGGAGCCGGTACTGCCCGATCCCCGTGTCGACCGACATCTCGGCCGAGCTGTAGCGATCCCAGCTCTCCGCGATGTAGCCGTCGAAGTAGGTGCCGCTGAAGCGCCCCGCCCCGATGCCGTGGCTCGGCGCGATGACCCGGCGGTCGTCGACGACGAGCCCCGAGAACCCTTCCGTGTTCCGCAGCGTGTCGAAGAACGCCGCGCGCCCGCCCGGTTTCATGGCGCCGACCGTCTGATCGTTCACGCCCTGCAGCCGGATCGCGATCGGCACGCTGAACATGTCGACCTGCGTCGAGTTGCAGTACATCGCGCCGTTCTGGTGCGTGAACTCGAAGGAGTCGTAGAGGATGCCGAACGACGGATCGCTCTCGACCCACCCGGCCGGGTGCGCGATCCCGGGGCCGGCCGCGGTGTCCACGACCTTGAAGGGGATGCGCTCGCCGAGCGAGAGGTAGATCCGGCCGGACATCGGCTGCGGCAGCTGGATGGTGCCCCAGTCGGTGAGCGGGAAGCCGTAGACGGCCGTGCCGCCGGGCCCGGAGTTGTCGCCGAGGCTGGCGGGCACGAAGGCGCCCGAGAGGTCGACGTGCCCCTGCTGGCCCGTGTCGATCCTCGTGCCGACGACGTGGACCCAGACGTTCTGGTTCTCGTAGGCGCCGGAGAGGTTCCGGATGGTGATCGGCAGGCCCGCGGCCCGCGCCGGGGCGGGCGCGAGGAGCC
The Homoserinibacter sp. YIM 151385 DNA segment above includes these coding regions:
- a CDS encoding HEAT repeat domain-containing protein → MSETEHGEERGMAASTPAARLAAALAASDGSVRLQAALTAGTAPDPGFIPVLVARCAVEPDFGVRDMMTWALVRQEREATLERLLAELGSAAAQARSQALHTLSKLGEARAWPAITPELLRDPDDEVARAAWRTAAGLVPEAEAPALAALLAGQLGRGAREVQRSLSRAMAMLGTAAEASLEAAERHPDPEVGTHAIATRRIMDDPDSGFDAAVADARRQLALRAAPAVDEERSRMPGCA
- a CDS encoding GH92 family glycosyl hydrolase translates to MAGSPAVAAELSPFEAVDLFIGTELDTTQNKSNDAYGNTYPGASVPFGMVQPSPTTYKLGETADLVREKGGYEYTANQIRGFGMTRYSGTGCHTRFGGYEFPTIPFTGELGAEGVLPRNPATDHRSYFLGFSHDDEVAEPGYYAVTTADGTTSELTATARTAVSRFDFSGAEGSTLILDASGANNRTFEVSLDIDAETRTVSGSMYGTDVCDNGNHYRAYFSTTYDQDFASFGTWEDAAMTAGSTSAAVAGATSSDQRHKTGGWVTFADDAVVTATTGFSYVSTGSAAANAAAEVGDAGFDEVRADARGAWESALGTLDAQGGTEEERTKLYTALYHSLLQPTIGQDVDGRYLGFDGRIHEVAEGRDLFRRINFAGQGWDMYRSQAQLIAMLFPEVANDINRSIVLLTQQTGRWSPGAARMSGDNYQVILSTLDAFGATDYDRQAALDSMLRTQQLPATESTRSNAAQYFATGMIENAKGDFATSRVLEYAVDDFAIAQLAKRLGDEDAYDRMMVRAQNWMNVFDPQTQHIRPRARAGFDRSFDLRGRDGTGGGQFNQSTGYQYGWMVPHNIGTLIEKRGGIEKSARELDVLMAQLDAGAYTQTGNYLSNEAALTTPWVYNWLRAPHTSTDVLHRAVTELYDTTPSGLPGNDDEGALSSWYVFANLGIAPVIHGTADLVVTAPLFERITIRSADSDRVYDIVAPGAAAGGATRYTTALEVDGVAQTASWLDEDFARDGGTLEFTLSDRPGTWGTGAGDVPRSHTDGADARNNVGTTPNGRGNLGSMDLSDWSLSREGLAAAGAGPGQKIRHGSTGIEFTWPQTDPGRPDNWIPHGQRIELGGRTAGSLAFLGLATNGPAWGTAVVEYTDGTTQDVRVELADWSANPVAGGSTLVTVGSRNNMANGSANGTFRVFGTRPALLDVTKRVEAVILPQQTDRGIMHIFDVATSEQEYVDLDAPTGTPERVILNPTADPSTSQHVTWRSRSPLTLQGTVEIRTPGGEVRTVRAVQKPERSIGGYPARSHSARITGLEPDTEYQYRVASGSQRSVWRTFTTAAAEAEPFTFLYFGDAQEGIGSVWHDSVDAAVAASPEAELALYAGDMVNTSTNDSEWRDWFAGIEDLGARTNSLTTPGNHEVGPEPFMESYLDSFEYDANGPVAADALEYEREWGAHLEKILEDTVYVTDYQGVRFVSLNANRDDICPMLLSGGATSGCEVGKRAWMTAQATWLDRVLRQNPNEWTVVLAHQPVFSTGISGNGLRDESDWRQYVLPVLEKHDVDLVLQGHDHTYGRGHHSSTATGMPGVTAGPVYVVSNAGQKQYTLPSADDNIWTRNGAVAVQRAQDTSTFQSIRVDGDTLSYESVVTYTRPGGAASTQAGDTLDRFTITKRADGAKWVTEAGVEVPDASTPPVNHERPFSGTFDPETFGEVVWEDDFTTDRLDEYEIFGDTAEASAALSVDTDAGVLEAQADGRRWSHVALPAEAGERFALIVTPESMAGTGASEDSLFLGLTDGPTNRAHSWYNHSRRSSGLDIVERGAGRSLSSGRGSLAVAWEPGDRLATVLDQGELSSWIEQDGEWQPIRSGLLPLTIERSVFEGWAPTLSLRLDAGTIGIDRLTLIQPGDGTVEPPEPTLVTPAAVTFADLPGTASDTFTVPVSEGVEYLVADDVVEPGTHPGRGEVTVRARALEGFAIREGATADWSLRFTDVEEPVEPVEPVAPDASQLTDANRGDVAAPDLAHRGQTITVVVGEQHAGAEVHAWLFSTPTPLGAATVDADGEIRVTVPARAALGDHRLAVALADGELLGWDGMRVAAAADDGGSDSDGSGTDGSGTDGAGVDGLAATGTEAGWVAGAAVLLLLLGGGIAILVRRRRGAGPAA